The window CCGACAGGGCGGGGACGTCGATCGTCACGATCTTGCCGTCCACCACCTGGACGACAGGATAGGTCGCGTCCTGGAGGCGATGGTCATCCTCGATCTTGATCTCGTGATAGCGGCCCTTGATGCCGGCATTGAACGCGTTGGCCGCGTTGGTCGAGACTTCCGACCCGAACAGATCGAGCGACAGCGAATAGTGCAGGTTGAGCTTCTTCTGGATCGTCGGCAGGTCGATGACGCCAAGCGCGCGAACCGCCTCGATGTCGTAAGGGTCCTCAATGCCGGCTTCCTTCATCGCCTCGCAGGTGCGCTGGATGACGCGGCCGACGCCGGTCTCGCCCACGAACATGTGGTGGGCTTCCTCCGTCAGCATGAAGCGGCAGGTGCGCGACAGCGGGTCGAAGCCCGACTGCGCGAGGCTTTCGAGCTGCATTTTGCCGTCGCGGTCGGTGAAGTATGTGAACATGAAGAAGGACAGCCAGTCCGGCGTCGATTCGTTGAACGCGCCCAGCATGCGCGGGGCTTCGTCGGAACCGGACGAGCGGCGCAGCAGATCGTCGGCCTCCTCGCGGCCGTCGGCGCCGAAATATTTCTGCAGGAGATAGACCATCGCCCACAAATGACGGCCCTCTTCGACATTGACCTGGAAGAGGTTGCGCATGTCATAGAGCGACGGGGCGGTCAGCCCGAGATGCCGCTGCTGCTCGACGGATGCCGGCTCGGTGTCGCCCTGGATGACGATGAGGCGACGCAGCATGGAACGATATTCGCCGGGCACCTCCTGCCAGGCGGGTTCACCGGCATGCTCGCCGCACGGAATCCTGCGATCCTCGACAGCGGGAGCAAGCAGAATGCCCCAGCGATAATCAGGCATCTTGACATAGTCGAACTTCGCCCAGCCCTGCGGATCGACGCTGACGGCGGTGCGCAGGTAGACGAGGCTCTTCTGGAAATTGTCGGGAATGAGATCATTCCACCAGTTGATGTAGCCGGGATGCCACTTTTCCAGCGCCTTGAGCACGCGCTTGTCGGAGGACAGGCCGACATTGTTGGGGATGCGGGTGTCGTAGTTGACGTTGATCAGGTCGAGCATGGGATCCTCCCGGAAAGCCTTCGAAGTGTTCGCGTCAGACGCGGCGCATGTCGTAATTGCCCCGCACGCCGGTTCCGTAGCGGCGAAGCGCGCCGTCCTCCCCGCCCGCGTTGGGCCGCTGGAAAATCCAGTTCTGCCAGGCGGTGAGACGGCCGAAGATGCGCGTTTCCATGGTTTCAGGCCCGGCAAAGCGCAGATTGGCCTCCATGCCGGTCATCGCGTCGGGTGAGAAACTGGTGCGTTCTTCGAGGAAGATGCGGACTTCGTCCTCCCAGTCGATGTCGTCGAAGGCGAAGGTGACGAGGCCAAGCGCGTTCGCGTCGAAAGCCTCAAGGGCCTCGCCGACACGCTCGCGCGCGCCGTCGACCTTTTCCGGCTCGCCGAGAAAGCGCGTCTGAAGCCGTGTCAGCCCGTTGGACATGGGGAAGGGGCCGAAATTGCCGTCGGTCAGCGTGATCGTCGCGACCGCGCGGTTGTCGCCCTCGAAATCGCCCTCGGCCATGTAGGACCGGTCGACCGCGAACAGGAGTTCGGCGAGCATGCCCGCAAAGCAGGAGCCCGGCTCGACCAGCGCGACCAGCGATCGCGAGGTCAGGTCGACCCGCTTGAGGACACGCTTCCAGTAGAGCAGGATTTCGTTGGCGAGCCAGTGGTCGCGGTTGGCGAAAAGGACGGCTTCATGCGCCGCGACCTTTTCCGGGTCGCCCTGGGTGCGGATCACCAGCGTGCCGGTTTCGAGTTCGTTGAGCCGCAGATGCAGGATCGCGTCGTCGAGTTCGCGTGCCGCGCGCAGGATCCAGCTCGCGGCACCCTGTTCATGCAGCGCCGCGATCGTGGCGGGCGCATCCTCGTCCGGCCCGGAGATGGTGATGGTGGCGAGGCCCTTGGCGCGGTCGATCTCCACCTCGACCGTCGAGTAGGTCAGGCTGCCATCCTCGCCGATCGTGCGCGCCAGCGGCGTCAACTGCACGCCCTTGCCATCGCCGTTGCGGCGCGACTTGCCCGCGATCTCCTTCGCTCGGGCCGAGACGGTTTCGGCAAATTTCGAGTTCGGCACGATCTCATCAACCAGCCGCCACTCGACGGCGCGCTTGCCCTTCACGCCTTCCTCGGTCGAACAGAAGACGTCGGCCAGATCGCGCCGGACCTTCCGCTTGTCGGTGACGCGGGTGAGCCCGCCCGTGCCGGGAAGCACAGCGAGAAGCGGCACCTCCGGCAGCGCGACGTTGGACGAGCCGTCATCGGCCAGCATGATGTGATCGCAGGCAAGCGCCAGTTCGTAGCCGCCGCCCGCGCACGCGCCGCGGATGGCGCAGATGTAGTGCTGCCCGGATTCCGCGCCCGCTGCCTCGAACGTGTTGCGGGTCTCGTTGGTGAACTTGCAGAAATTGACCTTGTGGGCATGCGCGGCCCCGGCCAGCATGCGGATGTTGGCGCCGGCGCAGAAGACGCGCTCCTTGCCCGATTGCAGCACCACCGCATGGATTTCGGGATGCTCGAACCGCATGCGCTGGACGATGTCGGCCAGTTCGATATCGACGCCGAGATCGTAGGAGTTCAGCTTGAGTTCGTAGCCGTCGAACAGGCCGCCGGCCTCGTCCACATCCATGAAGAGATTGGCCACGTCGCCCTCATAGGTTACGCGCCAGTGGCGGTAACGCGACGGATCGACCTGAAAATCGATGATCTTGGACACGGACTCTCTCCCAACTTCCGAGTGCGGCATCATTGTGCATTATTTTGCGTGCGCTTCAAGCAGGGATTCGCATTATTTCACATAATAGGGCTTATTAACTTTCGTAAAGTGCGATATAATGCATGATATGGAGGGGCGATGCGGTGCGATTCCATCGCGCGTTCGAACTGTTTGGAGGATCACGGATGAACATCGACTGGACCGATGGCGGCAGGGTCATGTTTCGCGCGGGAGGCGCAAACCTCGAGGGCGCGATGTTCGGGCTGGAGCCGCGCAAGGCGACCACGATCGTCATGCTGCATGAGGGGTTGGGGTCGATCGATTTGTGGCGCGACCTGCCGCAGCGCATCGCAGCCGCCACGGGGCTCGGCGTCTTCGCCTATAGCCGCCGGGGCTACGGCAAATCCGACCCGGTGCCGCTGCCGCGGCCGATCGACTATATGGAACGCGAAGCCGAAGACGTCCTGCCGGAGGTTTTGGCCGCGCTCGATCCGCGCCATGCGATCCTTCTCGGCCATAGCGACGGCGCGTCGATCGCAGCGCTGTATCTGGGCGCGTTCCAGGATCGGCGGATTCGCGGCCTGATCCTGATGGCGCCGCATTTCTTTACCGAGCCGGCCGGCCTGCGGGCGATCGCGGAAGCGCGAACCGCCTATGAGAGCGGTGACTTGCGCGCGCGCCTGGCGAAGTACCATGCCGATGTGGACAACGCCTTCCTCGGTTGGAACGATGCCTGGCTGAACCCGGACTTCGCAGCCTGGAACATCGAAAATGCGATCGACTATGTCCGCGTGCCGGTTCTGGCGATCCAGGGCGAAGATGACCAGTACGGAACGCTTGCCCAGTTGAAGGCGCTCGAATCGCGGCTCTATGCGCCCTTCGATGCGGTCGTCCTGAAAGGCTGCCGTCACGCGTCCTTCATCGACAAGCCGGCCGAGACGCTCGACGCCGTGACGGACTTCGTGGCCCGGCTGGAGCGTATCGAGGACGAAGCGGTGATGATCCGATAACGGCGACGAGTCGTGACAAGTCACGCCGACCAAGAGGCGCGATCGATGCGGATGCCGCGCGGTTTCTCGGATTGCACAAAGCGAATTGTGATATATAGTGCATCTAATGCATTATCGTGCTTTAGGGAGGCTGAAGATGGGACATGCCGAACCACACACGGCGATCTGCTGGGTTTCGCGCGTCCAGCGTGAGTTGAAACATGCCGGCCTGCGGCCGACCCGTCAGCGGCTTCTTCTCGCTTCGCTGCTCTTTCGCGGTGGCGACCGGCATGTGACGGCAGAGGCGCTGCATCTCGAAGCCGAGCGGCTCGGCATCTCCGTATCGCTCGCGACCGTCTACAACACCTTGCACCAGTTCACCGAGGCAGGGCTGCTGCGCGCCTTGGCGGTGGAGGCTACGAAGGCCTATTTCGACACCAATGTCTCCGACCACCATCACTTCTTCATCGAGGGCGAAAACCGCATCGTCGATATTCCCGAGGGCGTGGTGGTCGGCGAGGTGCCGCCGCCCGACGGCATGGAAATCGTCAACATCGACGTGGTGATCCGCATCCGCCCGAAACGCGACGCGCTCCGAGGCTGACCCGCTCAGCGGCGCAAAAACCCTTCGCGCTCGATGGTTTCGAGAAGCAGGGCGAGGCTTTCCTCGATCGACTTGCCGGAGGTGTCGACCTGCGCCTCCGAGCGCGCATAGAGCGATTCCCGGCTGGTCAGGATCGTCTTCAACTCATCCATGGCCGCCGGATTGCCCGCCATGGGGCGCGTATCGCCCTGCTTGCGGACGCGGTTCATATGCTCCTGCGGCGAGGCCTTGAGCCAGATCGTGTGAAAATTGCGCACGAGATAGTTGAACGTATCGGGCTCCGACACGATGCCGCCGGCGACCGCCAGCACCATCGCATCCTGCGACGCCGCCACGCGCTCCAGCGATTGGCGCTCAAGCCGGCGATAGCCTTCCTGGCCGTAGAGCGCCATCAACTCGTTGACCGGCATGCCGGAACTCGCCTCGATCTCCGCGTTGAGCTCCGTAAAAGGCACGCTCAGCGAGGCTGAGGCGAGCCGTCCGAGCGTCGATTTCCCCGCGCCGCGCAATCCGATCAGCGCAATGCGCCGGACGCGCTGGAGACTGGCGTTCTCGGGATCGAGTATGCCGAGCACGCGCCGCTTCTGCTCCTGCGTCGCGACGCGAAAGAGCGACGCGATCCGCACGACGTCGGAACTCCAGGGATCGTCCTCGCCGACCAGCCATTCGATACGGTGATCGAGCGCAAGCGCGATCCGCTTCAGGAGCGCGATCGAGATGTTGCCCTCGCCGCCTTCAAGTTGGGCAAGATAGCGCTGCGACACCTCGGACGATTCCGACAGCGCCTTGCGGGACAGGCCCTTCCGGGCACGCGCCATGCGCACGCGCTCGCCGACGATGCGGATGAATTCCTCTTCGGACCGCTCGGCGCCCGCCGAATAGAGCCGAAGATTGCTTTCGAATGACGCGATATTGTTCATCGAGTGCCGCCTGTGCGCGAATACGGCTGCACTATAATGCGGCAATCCGCCGCTGCAATGACGATCACACGATGCCCAGAGGTTTCTTGCAGTGGCCGCCCCGTCGGGTTCATGCCCAGTGCCGAGGGCTGGCTGAGCCAGCCGACAATTTTGGTGGCGCTGGTGGCCTTCCTGCTCGGCACACAGTGGAGCCCGCCTCCGTCCGGCATGTAGATGCTTCGCCTTATCCTATTCTCCCTGCCAGAAAGATTTTGCTGTGAGGAACACTGATGCGGGGCGCTGGTTAGGTCGCCGTCACGCGCCCGTCATCGACGGGTCTGTGATGCCAATGCGAAGGGAGCAATCATGGCCAAGGAAAAGACACTCGACGATCTGTTTCACGACACGCTGAAGGACATCTACTACGCAGAAAAGAAAATCCTTAAAACCTTGCCAAAAATGGCCCGGGCAGCTCAGTCCGCCGAACTCAAGGCAGCTTTCGAAAAACACAAGGACGAGACCGAGGGGCACGTCGAGCGCCTGCAGCAGGTGTTCGAGATCATCGGCAAACGTGCCCAGGGCAAGACCTGCGATGCCATCGAAGGCATCATCTCCGAAGGCGAGGAGATCATGGACGAGTTCAAAAACACGGCCGCGCTCGACGCCGGGCTGATCTCAGCTGCGCAGGCAGTCGAGCACTATGAGATCACACGCTACGGCACGCTCAAGCGCTGGGCGAGCGAACTCGGGATGCCCGATGCCGCCAAGCTGCTGGACGCAACGTTGCAGGAAGAGGCGAAAACTGACGGCGATCTGACCAAGCTCGCAGACGCTTCTGCTAATGACAGGGCGAAGGCTCGAAAGGCTGCCTGATCTTCGAACGACCCGGACACGTTCCTCCCGGGGTCGTTTTGTATCCGCCCCGCTTGCCGAAAGGTGGCGGGGCTTTTTTTACGTTCACGCTACATCACAGGATAAAGTCAGTTCCCGTCATCCAGTGTGTGCCGTTGACCTGGATCTGGAAGTCCGCGATGCCGTCGCCGTTCACGTCGCCGTCGACGAGGCAGACATTGCCGTAGGCCGAGTAGCGCAACTGGCCGGCCGCCCCGGAGAAAGCGGCATTCCCAAGGAATGTGAAAGCCTGGTCTCCGGCCATGGTAATGTTGGCATCAACGTCATAGAGACTGATGCGGTCTTGGCCGCGCGCGAAATCCATGATGATGTCACGGTTGCCAGGTCCTACGGGACTGTCAGTCACCGCCTCGAAGCGGAAGACATCGTTGCCGGCCCCGCCGTAGAGGATGTCCGCCCCGGCTGCGCCGACCAGTCGATCGTTGCCGTTGCCGCCATAGAGGACGTCGTTGCCGCCAAGGCCGGTCAGATAGTCATCGCCACCCTC is drawn from Mesorhizobium sp. CAU 1732 and contains these coding sequences:
- the boxB gene encoding benzoyl-CoA 2,3-epoxidase subunit BoxB, with protein sequence MLDLINVNYDTRIPNNVGLSSDKRVLKALEKWHPGYINWWNDLIPDNFQKSLVYLRTAVSVDPQGWAKFDYVKMPDYRWGILLAPAVEDRRIPCGEHAGEPAWQEVPGEYRSMLRRLIVIQGDTEPASVEQQRHLGLTAPSLYDMRNLFQVNVEEGRHLWAMVYLLQKYFGADGREEADDLLRRSSGSDEAPRMLGAFNESTPDWLSFFMFTYFTDRDGKMQLESLAQSGFDPLSRTCRFMLTEEAHHMFVGETGVGRVIQRTCEAMKEAGIEDPYDIEAVRALGVIDLPTIQKKLNLHYSLSLDLFGSEVSTNAANAFNAGIKGRYHEIKIEDDHRLQDATYPVVQVVDGKIVTIDVPALSAINMRLRDDYVRDASGGVGRWSAAIAKAGVQFEMKLPHPGFHRQIGVFGNVDMTPDGEIISSEAWEKRRNEWLPTKADGDFIQSLMEPVWEPGKYAGWIAPPRVGIDNKPGDFEYVQLHMA
- the boxC gene encoding 2,3-epoxybenzoyl-CoA dihydrolase produces the protein MSKIIDFQVDPSRYRHWRVTYEGDVANLFMDVDEAGGLFDGYELKLNSYDLGVDIELADIVQRMRFEHPEIHAVVLQSGKERVFCAGANIRMLAGAAHAHKVNFCKFTNETRNTFEAAGAESGQHYICAIRGACAGGGYELALACDHIMLADDGSSNVALPEVPLLAVLPGTGGLTRVTDKRKVRRDLADVFCSTEEGVKGKRAVEWRLVDEIVPNSKFAETVSARAKEIAGKSRRNGDGKGVQLTPLARTIGEDGSLTYSTVEVEIDRAKGLATITISGPDEDAPATIAALHEQGAASWILRAARELDDAILHLRLNELETGTLVIRTQGDPEKVAAHEAVLFANRDHWLANEILLYWKRVLKRVDLTSRSLVALVEPGSCFAGMLAELLFAVDRSYMAEGDFEGDNRAVATITLTDGNFGPFPMSNGLTRLQTRFLGEPEKVDGARERVGEALEAFDANALGLVTFAFDDIDWEDEVRIFLEERTSFSPDAMTGMEANLRFAGPETMETRIFGRLTAWQNWIFQRPNAGGEDGALRRYGTGVRGNYDMRRV
- a CDS encoding alpha/beta hydrolase, which translates into the protein MNIDWTDGGRVMFRAGGANLEGAMFGLEPRKATTIVMLHEGLGSIDLWRDLPQRIAAATGLGVFAYSRRGYGKSDPVPLPRPIDYMEREAEDVLPEVLAALDPRHAILLGHSDGASIAALYLGAFQDRRIRGLILMAPHFFTEPAGLRAIAEARTAYESGDLRARLAKYHADVDNAFLGWNDAWLNPDFAAWNIENAIDYVRVPVLAIQGEDDQYGTLAQLKALESRLYAPFDAVVLKGCRHASFIDKPAETLDAVTDFVARLERIEDEAVMIR
- the irrA gene encoding iron response transcriptional regulator IrrA, which encodes MGHAEPHTAICWVSRVQRELKHAGLRPTRQRLLLASLLFRGGDRHVTAEALHLEAERLGISVSLATVYNTLHQFTEAGLLRALAVEATKAYFDTNVSDHHHFFIEGENRIVDIPEGVVVGEVPPPDGMEIVNIDVVIRIRPKRDALRG
- a CDS encoding helix-turn-helix transcriptional regulator, giving the protein MNNIASFESNLRLYSAGAERSEEEFIRIVGERVRMARARKGLSRKALSESSEVSQRYLAQLEGGEGNISIALLKRIALALDHRIEWLVGEDDPWSSDVVRIASLFRVATQEQKRRVLGILDPENASLQRVRRIALIGLRGAGKSTLGRLASASLSVPFTELNAEIEASSGMPVNELMALYGQEGYRRLERQSLERVAASQDAMVLAVAGGIVSEPDTFNYLVRNFHTIWLKASPQEHMNRVRKQGDTRPMAGNPAAMDELKTILTSRESLYARSEAQVDTSGKSIEESLALLLETIEREGFLRR
- a CDS encoding ferritin-like domain-containing protein — its product is MAKEKTLDDLFHDTLKDIYYAEKKILKTLPKMARAAQSAELKAAFEKHKDETEGHVERLQQVFEIIGKRAQGKTCDAIEGIISEGEEIMDEFKNTAALDAGLISAAQAVEHYEITRYGTLKRWASELGMPDAAKLLDATLQEEAKTDGDLTKLADASANDRAKARKAA